In Leptotrichia sp. OH3620_COT-345, the following proteins share a genomic window:
- a CDS encoding electron transport complex protein RnfA, with protein sequence MELFTLFISAVLINNIILTKYLGVCPFLGVSKSLKSAFGMSLAVIFVIFSSSIITYGIYYKVLVPYNMEYLDLITFILVIASLVQFVEMVIKKFSPPLYKALGVYLPLITTNCAVLGTALLNIREGYNFSQMIVNSIGVPIGFMLVMLIFATIRERLELATTVKHFKGNPISLITAAIMAMIMLGFAGVV encoded by the coding sequence ATGGAACTGTTTACTTTATTTATATCAGCTGTTCTGATTAATAACATAATTCTTACAAAATATCTGGGAGTTTGCCCATTTCTTGGGGTTTCCAAAAGTCTTAAATCAGCTTTTGGAATGAGTCTTGCAGTAATTTTTGTAATATTTTCTTCATCTATTATAACATATGGGATTTATTATAAAGTATTAGTTCCTTATAATATGGAGTATCTTGACTTAATAACATTCATACTTGTTATAGCTTCTCTTGTCCAATTTGTTGAAATGGTGATAAAGAAGTTTTCTCCTCCATTGTATAAAGCACTGGGAGTTTATTTACCTTTAATTACTACAAATTGTGCTGTGCTTGGAACTGCATTGCTGAATATAAGAGAGGGATACAATTTTTCTCAGATGATAGTGAATTCCATAGGAGTACCTATAGGTTTTATGCTAGTGATGCTTATATTTGCCACAATCAGAGAAAGGTTGGAACTGGCAACTACAGTAAAACATTTTAAAGGTAATCCTATTTCACTGATTACAGCAGCGATAATGGCAATGATTATGCTTGGATTTGCGGGAGTGGTATAA